The sequence gggcagaagcactgcccacctcccagatggggcggccggacAGAGGCgttcctcacatcccagatggggcggctgagcagaggcgctcctcacttcccagacaaagggcggctgggcagaggcactcctcacttcccagatgaagggtggccaggcagaggcgctcctcacttcctagacggggcagccgggcagaggcgttcctcacctcccagacgaagggcggccgggcagaggtgctcctcacatcccagacgatgggcagccgggcagaggtgtTCCTCACCTTCTAGATGGGGTggaggccaggcagaggcgctcctcacatcccagacgatgggcagccaggcagagttgctcctcacttcccagatggggcggccgggcagaggcgctccccacttcccagacggggtggcagggcagaggcgctccccacttcccagacggggcggccgggcagaggctctccccacttcccagacggggcggccgggcagagcctctccccacttcccagatggggcggccgggcagagcctctccccacttcccagatggggggGCGGCCGGTCAGAGACGCTTCtgacttcccagatggggcagctgccgggcagaggcgctcctcacttctcagacggggtggccgggcagaggctcctcagttcccagacggggcggccaggcagaggcgctcctcacttcccagatggggtggcggccgggcagaggcactcctcacatcccagatggggtggctgggcagaggcgctgctcacttcccagacaatgggcggccaggcagaggcgctcctcacctcccagacggggcggccgggcagaggtgctcctcacttcccagacggggcagccgggcagaggcgctcctcacctcccagacggggcggccgggcagaggtgctcctcacttcccagacggggcagccgggcagaggcgctcctcacttcccagaagcgGCGGCCAGGTAGAGGCACTCCTCATTTCCCAGACgaggcggccaggcagaggcgctcctcactttccagacaatgggcggccaggcacagacgctcctcacttcccagacggggtggcggccgggcagaggcgatcctcacttcccagacagagcggccgggcagaggggctcctcacatcccagacgatgggcagccaggcagagacgctcctcacttcctagacggggtggcggctgggcagaggctgtaatcttagcactttggaaggccaaggcaggcggctgggaggtggaggttgtagcgagccgagatcaggccactgcactccagcctgggcaacattgagcattgagtgagcgagactccgtctgcaatcccagcacctggggaggccgaggcgggcggatcactcgaggtcaggagctggagaccagccggtcaacacggtgaaaccccgtctctaccaaaaatgcaaaaaccagtcaggtgtggcagcgtgtgcctgcaatcccaggcacttggcaggccgaggcaggagaattacgggagcccgaggcagggaggttgcagcgagctgagatcatggcagtacaatccagcctcggcaacagagggagacggaagaaagaaagaaagaggggagaaggagggggagggggactCAGTTTTAACCATTAcgaaacttaatttttaaaaatcatcatctctatctgtatacacgttTTGTACGTTCTTGGATACAAGGCTATTTTTCTGATCAAAATAAATAGAAGTCATGTTTCAGGTTAGAAGCCCTGTTTTAGATTaggttaggttattgatttgaggtTATCTGATAGAAAGTCAGGAGCTTGATTCAATTATGTATTAGAGGAACAGGTCAGGACAGTAACATAAAAACCTGGAACTCCCAAGATGATTAAACCATATTGTAGAGTTTATGGAATCAGGCCCCTTTTTacagcaataaaatatttcacatccATGTCTCTCTAGAACTTGGTGTGTTACATTTTActctgaactttttctttttattacaacCTCAGAcacaactttttaaataatttctttcagttttttctgCCTATATTCATGGAATTGCAtgccatgcatgcacacacacacacaaacacgcccCATTT comes from Pan troglodytes isolate AG18354 chromosome 7, NHGRI_mPanTro3-v2.0_pri, whole genome shotgun sequence and encodes:
- the LOC134810741 gene encoding calcium-binding protein P-like — protein: PGRGAPHLPDDGWPGRGAPHLPDGAARQRRSSPPRWGGWAEALPTSQMGRPGRGAPHIPDDGQPGRVAPHFPDGAAGQRRSPLPRRGGRAEALLTSQTMGGQAEALLTSQTGRPGRGAPHFPDGAAGQRRSSPPRRGGRAEVLLTSQTGQPGRGAPHFPEAAAR